In Saimiri boliviensis isolate mSaiBol1 chromosome 12, mSaiBol1.pri, whole genome shotgun sequence, one genomic interval encodes:
- the LOC141580690 gene encoding zinc finger protein ENSP00000375192-like: MSKPLDSFAASACQWSPALLPRLECSGTISAHYNLHLHEGFSVLARLTTGMHHHAWLIFVFSVETGFHHVGQAGLKLLTSGDPPTSAFPKCWDDKCEPPRPAMKTAIYFFSGRTEQRLKITL, from the exons ATGTCCAAGCCCTTGGATAGTTTCGCTGCTTCTGCTTGTCA atggagtcctgctttgttgcccaggctggagtgcagtggcacaatctcggctcactacaacctccacctccatg agggtttcagcgtgttagccaggcta actacaggcatgcaccaccatgcctggctaatttttgtattttcagtagagacggggtttcatcacgttggccaagctggtctcaaactcctaacctcaggtgatccacccacctcggcctttccaaagtgttgggatgacaagtgtgagccaccacgcccagccatgaaAACAGCTATATACTTTTTCAGTGGAAGGACTgaacaaagattaaaaattactCTTTAG